The following proteins are encoded in a genomic region of Methanoculleus oceani:
- the flaJ gene encoding archaellar assembly protein FlaJ: protein MFEDVADRVREANQGKIPFEEQAASLDDLRLSILENKKMEQDLLLMYTYMAAITTSAVTRPEIFQYTSERFEYIPSRYIAKVQRLVAGWGQSYAGGLRAVAERCRNRTLQSMLNRYANSIDSGVPDDDFIATELSSIRSIYRNTFEQGIELLKKWGDAYIAMLLSGALVAIIIMISVAIYAPDGIESALNSSYMIILAISVFGLVIMYRAVPDDPRTHGLPGACSKEQAIIRRLERPVALVVAMIALLLILVGANAGIIFLLVGLLLMPLGVIGYIDDANVINRDNDFSTFIRSLGSIMGGKGITTGDALQEVDRRSLIHLEPFINSVSSKLNLGLDEAGSWRKFIGESGSYLIYKYMNIFRDAVALGGSPDEIGKIVGSSMLEQVLLRRKRDMMVKGFVVLLVPMHGAMIAIFVFLFEILLAMSRAVTEVMAHFEATSAALSGGTSSIGGSMGTSLNIFVNFPEDTMRTYVVTILLMLTVANMLAGKIVMGGDRYLYYFFASLLAVTTGVIYIIAPIVVNAFFTIPAFMEV from the coding sequence GTGTTCGAGGATGTAGCCGACCGGGTGCGAGAGGCGAACCAGGGGAAGATTCCGTTTGAGGAGCAGGCTGCATCGCTCGACGACCTCCGGCTATCCATCCTCGAGAACAAGAAGATGGAGCAGGATCTGCTCCTCATGTACACCTACATGGCCGCGATCACCACGTCGGCCGTGACCCGGCCCGAGATCTTCCAATACACCTCCGAACGGTTCGAGTACATCCCGTCGCGCTACATCGCAAAGGTGCAGCGTCTGGTCGCGGGGTGGGGCCAGAGTTACGCCGGGGGGCTCCGGGCGGTCGCCGAGCGGTGCCGGAACAGAACCCTCCAGAGCATGCTCAACCGCTACGCAAACTCCATCGACTCCGGTGTCCCGGACGACGACTTCATCGCCACGGAGTTATCGAGTATCCGGAGCATCTACCGGAACACGTTCGAGCAGGGGATCGAACTCCTCAAGAAGTGGGGCGACGCCTACATCGCGATGCTCCTTTCCGGGGCGCTCGTCGCGATCATCATCATGATATCGGTGGCCATCTACGCCCCCGACGGGATCGAATCGGCGCTGAACTCCTCCTACATGATCATCCTCGCAATATCGGTCTTCGGCCTCGTGATCATGTACCGGGCCGTTCCCGACGACCCCCGCACGCACGGGCTCCCCGGGGCCTGCTCCAAGGAGCAGGCTATCATCAGGAGACTGGAGCGCCCGGTCGCGCTGGTCGTCGCCATGATCGCACTGCTGCTCATCCTCGTCGGCGCCAACGCCGGCATCATCTTCCTGCTCGTCGGTCTGCTCCTGATGCCGCTCGGGGTCATCGGCTACATCGACGATGCCAATGTCATCAACCGGGACAACGACTTCTCCACGTTCATCCGGAGCCTCGGGTCGATCATGGGCGGGAAGGGCATCACCACCGGCGATGCGCTCCAGGAGGTGGACAGGAGGTCGCTGATCCACCTGGAGCCGTTCATCAACTCGGTCTCGTCGAAGCTGAACCTCGGACTCGATGAAGCCGGGAGCTGGAGGAAGTTCATCGGGGAGAGCGGCAGTTACCTGATCTACAAGTACATGAACATCTTCCGGGACGCGGTGGCCCTCGGCGGGTCTCCCGACGAGATAGGAAAGATCGTCGGTTCGTCGATGCTCGAGCAGGTGCTGCTCCGGAGGAAGCGCGACATGATGGTGAAGGGGTTTGTCGTCCTGCTCGTGCCGATGCACGGGGCGATGATCGCCATCTTCGTCTTCCTCTTCGAGATCCTCCTCGCCATGTCCCGTGCCGTGACGGAGGTGATGGCCCACTTCGAGGCGACCTCGGCGGCGCTCTCGGGAGGAACGTCTTCGATCGGCGGTTCCATGGGGACATCCCTGAACATCTTCGTAAACTTCCCGGAAGACACGATGCGGACCTACGTGGTGACGATCCTCTTAATGCTGACCGTTGCCAACATGCTTGCAGGAAAGATTGTCATGGGCGGCGACCGATACCTGTACTACTTCTTCGCAAGCCTGCTTGCCGTGACAACCGGCGTCATTTACATCATCGCACCGATCGTCGTGAACGCATTCTTTACCATTCCAGCATTTATGGAGGTGTAA
- a CDS encoding CheF family chemotaxis protein has product MKSVPVKVEHEGRWVPTTMGIGEDRFRIEAPLEREIVYKSVVDLERKKNQVVITAGAEGESVYRIASVEKVLTVLKKFIIMQASAYRLNAFFMSPAIRGGVLIQDARWEKGAIAVMKTGIWFVSQDTQVCIPLEDVTGIELTSREIQEKNLDVVKIDHLSENEVVTTFVLCPMTTLQVLYNFLKEATHGTEVSEEIDPLTGQVAMLVYSGMDSSAIENMLKLSHKDLDAIYEKLLGMGLAEVLYIRKEVQLTAKGVRYISETVKSPLD; this is encoded by the coding sequence ATGAAATCGGTTCCGGTAAAGGTCGAGCACGAAGGCAGGTGGGTCCCGACGACGATGGGCATCGGTGAGGATCGTTTCCGCATCGAGGCTCCTCTCGAGAGGGAGATCGTATACAAATCCGTGGTCGATCTCGAGAGGAAGAAGAACCAGGTGGTGATCACCGCGGGTGCCGAGGGAGAGTCGGTCTACCGTATCGCATCGGTCGAGAAGGTTCTCACGGTCTTAAAGAAGTTTATCATCATGCAGGCCAGCGCCTACCGGTTGAACGCGTTCTTCATGTCGCCCGCAATCCGCGGTGGGGTGCTCATCCAGGATGCCCGGTGGGAGAAAGGCGCGATCGCCGTCATGAAGACCGGCATCTGGTTCGTCAGCCAGGATACCCAGGTCTGCATCCCCCTTGAGGATGTAACCGGCATCGAACTCACCTCCCGCGAGATCCAGGAGAAGAATCTCGACGTCGTGAAGATCGATCACCTCAGCGAGAACGAGGTCGTGACGACTTTCGTCCTCTGCCCGATGACGACGCTCCAGGTCCTCTACAACTTCCTCAAAGAGGCGACGCACGGGACCGAGGTCAGCGAGGAGATCGACCCCCTGACCGGGCAGGTGGCCATGCTGGTCTACAGCGGGATGGATTCGAGCGCCATCGAGAACATGCTCAAACTCTCGCACAAAGATCTCGACGCCATCTACGAGAAGCTCCTCGGCATGGGGCTTGCCGAAGTACTCTACATAAGAAAGGAAGTACAATTAACCGCAAAAGGTGTCAGATACATCTCAGAAACAGTAAAATCACCATTGGATTAA
- a CDS encoding response regulator, with amino-acid sequence MGRILIVDDTMFMRTLLKNILFSGGHDIVGEAADGAEALARYRELKPDLVTMDVVMPNVNGIEALKAIKAADPAAKVIMCTAVGQEQMVKLAVKSGARGYIVKPFQAPKVLEEVKNVLSA; translated from the coding sequence ATGGGGAGAATTCTGATCGTCGATGATACAATGTTTATGAGAACGCTGCTGAAGAACATCCTCTTTTCCGGCGGGCACGACATCGTCGGTGAGGCAGCAGACGGGGCGGAGGCCCTTGCCAGATACCGGGAACTCAAGCCCGACCTCGTCACGATGGACGTTGTCATGCCCAACGTGAACGGGATCGAGGCACTCAAGGCCATCAAGGCCGCCGACCCGGCAGCAAAGGTCATCATGTGCACGGCAGTCGGCCAGGAGCAGATGGTCAAACTCGCCGTCAAGAGCGGTGCGAGGGGCTACATCGTCAAACCGTTCCAGGCTCCAAAAGTCCTTGAAGAAGTCAAAAACGTCCTCAGTGCGTAA